From the genome of Streptomyces sp. NBC_01260, one region includes:
- a CDS encoding SCO3242 family prenyltransferase, translating into MTVRAWAELLRVSALFTVPGDALAGAAALGRRPNRSTALAVGASLCLYEAGMALNDWADRDEDAVDRPHRPIPSGRITPRAALVAAGALTAAGLALAARAGRPALTVATGLAATVWAYDLRLKHTPAGPAAMAAARGLDLLLGATATATAAHSTRATGPATTASARAALPAALPAAALLTAHTYAVTAVSRHEAQGGSTTAPLAALGAVVALGGVAVRERRGEADAALPAGGGGTAPPGSRAGGGAPANARARTGASAPARLLLTALTGAYLRTAARPLVHAALNPSPPLTQRAVGSGIRAMIPLQAALAARSGASGTALAVMGLVPLARSLARKVSPT; encoded by the coding sequence GTGACCGTGCGCGCCTGGGCGGAGCTGCTCAGGGTCTCCGCACTCTTCACCGTGCCGGGCGACGCGCTGGCGGGCGCGGCGGCTCTCGGACGCCGCCCCAACCGTTCCACCGCCCTCGCCGTCGGCGCCTCGCTCTGTCTGTACGAGGCGGGCATGGCCCTCAACGACTGGGCCGACCGCGACGAGGACGCCGTGGACCGCCCGCACCGCCCGATCCCCTCAGGCCGGATCACGCCCCGCGCGGCGCTCGTCGCGGCCGGTGCGCTGACCGCGGCGGGCCTGGCCCTCGCCGCCCGCGCGGGACGCCCGGCCCTGACGGTGGCCACCGGCCTCGCGGCGACGGTCTGGGCGTACGACCTCCGCCTGAAGCACACCCCGGCGGGCCCGGCGGCCATGGCGGCGGCCCGCGGCCTGGACCTGCTGCTGGGCGCGACGGCGACGGCGACGGCCGCGCACTCCACCCGCGCCACTGGTCCGGCCACCACGGCCTCCGCCCGTGCCGCGCTGCCCGCGGCCCTGCCCGCCGCCGCCCTGCTGACGGCGCACACCTACGCGGTCACCGCCGTCTCGCGCCATGAGGCACAGGGCGGTTCCACCACCGCACCCCTCGCCGCCCTCGGAGCGGTCGTCGCGCTCGGCGGCGTCGCGGTGCGGGAGCGGCGGGGAGAGGCCGACGCGGCGCTGCCTGCCGGCGGCGGCGGCACTGCCCCGCCCGGCTCCCGTGCCGGAGGCGGCGCCCCCGCGAACGCACGCGCCCGCACCGGAGCGAGCGCCCCCGCCCGTCTCCTGCTCACCGCGCTCACCGGCGCCTACCTCCGCACCGCCGCCCGCCCGCTCGTCCACGCCGCGCTCAACCCGTCGCCGCCGCTCACCCAGCGCGCCGTCGGCAGCGGTATCCGGGCGATGATCCCGCTCCAGGCCGCCCTCGCCGCCCGGTCCGGCGCGTCCGGCACGGCGCTCGCCGTCATGGGCCTCGTCCCGCTCGCCCGCAGTCTCGCCCGGAAGGTGAGCCCCACATGA